The region TACATCTCGGCAATCTGTGGTTCGGTCATTGGTGCATGCGTGCCGATAGCGGGCAGGATATCAAACATGGTGCCGTTGCCAGCGTCCCATAATTCGTAGAGCAGTCGGGTGAGTTCGCCAGCGTTTGAGTGGAGGCGCGTTATATCCGGCGGGATTACCAATATCTTCTTCGGGATACCGCCCAATTTGAGGAGTGCTTCATTTAGGAGGGCGCGTTTCTCTTCTGTTGTGATAACGGTGTCTTGTCCACCGTGGGCAATGTAAGTTGACATAGTGTTAGTTCCAGTTGTCTGAAAACAGGAATAATTCTCGGAATAACCTCAATTTTGCCATTACTACGCTACGACGGGGTTTTTCAGAACGCCGATACCCTCAATTTCAATCTCGACGATGTCACCGGCTTTCAATGCGGTTGTTGTGCCGGGTGTGCCGGTAAAGATGGCATCCCCCGGTTCGAGGGTAATCGCCTGTGAAATGAAACTGACAACCGTTGTCACTGGGAAAATGAGATCGGCAGTCGTCTGCTTCTGAACGACTTCACCGTTGATGCGGGTTTCCAATTGTGCATCGGTATAGTCAAGGTCAGTAACGATGACGGGACCGATGGGACCGAAAGTATCTGATGCTTTGGCACGCCACCATTGCAAGTCGTTGCTCTGCCATGTGCGTGCACTGACATCGTTGCCACAGGTTACGCCCAAAATATTGGCGGCTGCTTCTTCTGGGGTTGCTTTTCGGGTCTGTTCCTTCATGACGACCACGAGTTCTCCTTCGGCGTGGATGTCATCATCGCCATCGGGCAATTCTATGTTACCCTCCGGGTCGTTGATACAGGAAGGCGTTTTGATAAAGATTTCAGGATTTTGCGGTTCTGGAGCACCGTCCAGATGGCTCCGATAGTTCAAGCCGACAGCCAATACCTTTGTGGGTGTAGTGGGTGCAAGTAGTTTGACATCCGCCAATGCGACGGTTTCTCCTGTCTCGCTATATTCACTGAACGGGCATCCCGATAGGACGCTCAGACTGTCTCCTGAGACACTGCCGTAACTGATTGTTCCATTTAATTCATATCGTGCCAATTTCATAGTAATCTCCTTTTTTATAAGTTCAGACTCGCCTACGCCTACTGATACAAAGTTTTGAAGCGCGTGGGAGAGTCTGAGTCGTCAGCAGTCGGAAACCATCAGGGGATGATTGTGGCGGTTGCACTATTTTTTGATGCCCTAAATATCTCTTGACTGACAGCCGATAGCCGATAACCGATGGCTATTATATCGCGTATACAGTGGTCTGTCAATTTATTTTTCGTGACGAGTTATCGGTGGCAATAATTTGACATTTCGCCCGAAATGTGCTACAATTCCTAACATAATCTATAACTTTAAACGGAACCTGTAGCCTGCAACAATACGCAGAAATACCTAAGCAAAAACACGCAGGCGGATTTAAAAAAGGCACGTGATAGATAAAACGCACGTCGTTTCTCCGCAAGGTAAATTAAAAACATGATAAAACTTGGAATTGTCGGTGCATCGGGGTATAGCGGTAGCGAATTGCTGCGTTTCCTCGTCAACCACCCTGGCAAACTGGAGATAGCACTCTGCACGTCCGAGACCTACGCAGGGCAGTGTATCGACAGCGTCCTCCCGAATCTCCGCGGGTTTCTATCCTCCAAATTTGAAGCCTTAGATATTGACTCCCTCAAAGATAGAGTAGATGTCGTTGTGCTCGCTGTTCCGCATAAAGTGGCGATGTCCTTCGTGCCGCAGATTTTAGCACAAGGCTTACGCATCGTGGATTTCAGTGCGGATTATAGACTAGAAGATGCCGAAACCTACGAAGCTTGGTATCATGTGGAACACACGAGTACATCGCTCATGTCTAAGTCTGTGTACGGACTGCCGGAACGCTATCGTGACTGCATTCGTTCCGCTCAACTTGTCGCGAACCCAGGGTGTTATCCAACGAGTGCCATACTCGCAGCGATGCCGTTCCTGAAGCACGGGATCGTGGCGTTAGATTCCATTATCGTTGATTCAAAGTCGGGCATTTCTGGGGCTGGTCCGAAGCCGAGTGAAAACACGCACTACGCGAATCGAGAATCCAATTTTATCGCTTACAATATCGGTGTCCATCGGCATACACCGGAGATTGAACAGGAGTTGAGTGCTGTCGCATCTGAACCCGTTCGCGTGACGTTCACACCCCACCTTGTCCCGATGACACGCGGTATCCTTAGCACTGTGTATATGCAGCTCACAGAAGAAATCACCACAGAGGAAGCCGTTGCTATCTACACAAATTTCTATAAAAATGAACCGTTCGTTCGGGTACTTCCAGCCGGTACATATCCGCAAACGAAGGCAGTTCTCGGTAGCAATTATTGCGATGTTGGGCTTGAGGTGGATGCGCGGACCCGTCGAATCGTCGCGATGGCAGCGATTGACAACCTCGGTAAAGGCGCGGCGGGAGCCGTTGTGCAGAACCTCAATCTGATGTTCGGCTTCAAAGAGACTGACGGGCTGAAGGTGCCGGGGATGATGCCGTAGAATATCTGTCAGTTATCGGAAACCCTCAGCGTGCCTGGCAGTGAAAACGTAGTCTTCATTGAGAGATGGTTGGACTGCACCGAAGAACCACCGGGAAACGAAGTGGAACGGTGACCAGATTGAATAGTTTAAAAATTATGATTGTTGCTGGAGAACCCTCTGGTGACTTGCACGCTTCTCATGTCGCACGTCGACTCACGGCACTGTGTCCCGATATAACACTCTTTGGTATGGGCGGAGACTGGATGGAGACTGCATCCGTGTCGCTCGATTTTCATATCCGAGATTCGGCGGTGATGGGATTTGCGGATGTTATCACTGTCCTACCGATGTTCCTTCGGAAACAAGCGCGTCTGAAACAGCGTATCCGTGAGGAACACCCCAACGTTCTGCTCCTCGTGGACTTTGCGGAGTTTAACATGCCGTT is a window of Candidatus Poribacteria bacterium DNA encoding:
- a CDS encoding fumarylacetoacetate hydrolase family protein; this translates as MKLARYELNGTISYGSVSGDSLSVLSGCPFSEYSETGETVALADVKLLAPTTPTKVLAVGLNYRSHLDGAPEPQNPEIFIKTPSCINDPEGNIELPDGDDDIHAEGELVVVMKEQTRKATPEEAAANILGVTCGNDVSARTWQSNDLQWWRAKASDTFGPIGPVIVTDLDYTDAQLETRINGEVVQKQTTADLIFPVTTVVSFISQAITLEPGDAIFTGTPGTTTALKAGDIVEIEIEGIGVLKNPVVA
- a CDS encoding N-acetyl-gamma-glutamyl-phosphate reductase encodes the protein MIKLGIVGASGYSGSELLRFLVNHPGKLEIALCTSETYAGQCIDSVLPNLRGFLSSKFEALDIDSLKDRVDVVVLAVPHKVAMSFVPQILAQGLRIVDFSADYRLEDAETYEAWYHVEHTSTSLMSKSVYGLPERYRDCIRSAQLVANPGCYPTSAILAAMPFLKHGIVALDSIIVDSKSGISGAGPKPSENTHYANRESNFIAYNIGVHRHTPEIEQELSAVASEPVRVTFTPHLVPMTRGILSTVYMQLTEEITTEEAVAIYTNFYKNEPFVRVLPAGTYPQTKAVLGSNYCDVGLEVDARTRRIVAMAAIDNLGKGAAGAVVQNLNLMFGFKETDGLKVPGMMP